From one Luteolibacter sp. SL250 genomic stretch:
- a CDS encoding sulfatase, whose protein sequence is MKRFLTLFLVSTAFLQAQPERKPNILIIAADDLNHWVGYTGRNKQTKTPNIDRLSARGVSFSNAHATVPVCNGSRASLLSGIRPYTSGVYGNADDWRKVVPEEKTIISTFRKAGYITLGSGKLYHGGYDRKEEWDDYLKNEGKLGPEPEGSKGVGGIRFGVVEAEDSDLSDHRIVNYGIEQLGKKHDKPFFLTVGLHKPHMPWFVPKRYFDLHPLESIKLPPTKPDDLSDVPAAGVKFARPDGDHAKIVESGRWKEAVQAYLAAVSYADAEIGRLLDALEASEHKDNTIVVLLGDHGWHFGEKEHWRKFALWEEATRAPYIWVAPGVTKGGVVSTRPVDFSSFYPTLTDLAGITKPAHVEGESIRTLLADPAAEWKGHALSTWLRGNHAIRTEHWRYIRYADGTEELYDHREDPYEWTNLAKEEKHAALKNELAALLPEKNAPGLTDTDGRGAPGKGAGRGKGARKKNAGGDGED, encoded by the coding sequence ATGAAACGCTTCCTCACCCTGTTCCTCGTCTCCACCGCCTTTCTCCAGGCGCAGCCGGAGCGGAAACCCAACATCCTCATCATCGCCGCGGACGACCTCAACCACTGGGTCGGCTACACCGGGCGCAACAAGCAGACGAAGACGCCGAACATCGACCGCCTCTCCGCGCGCGGTGTCAGCTTCTCCAACGCCCATGCGACGGTCCCAGTCTGCAATGGATCCCGCGCCAGCCTGCTGTCCGGCATCCGCCCCTACACGTCCGGCGTCTATGGGAACGCGGATGACTGGCGCAAAGTGGTCCCGGAGGAAAAGACCATCATCTCAACCTTCAGGAAGGCCGGCTATATCACGCTGGGCTCCGGAAAACTCTACCACGGCGGCTACGACCGGAAAGAGGAGTGGGACGACTACCTGAAGAACGAAGGCAAGCTGGGCCCTGAACCGGAAGGCAGCAAGGGCGTCGGCGGCATCCGCTTCGGAGTGGTGGAGGCGGAGGACTCCGATCTCAGCGACCACCGCATCGTGAACTACGGCATCGAGCAGCTCGGGAAGAAGCACGACAAGCCGTTCTTCCTCACCGTGGGCCTGCACAAGCCGCACATGCCATGGTTCGTGCCGAAGAGATACTTCGATCTCCATCCGCTGGAGTCCATCAAGCTGCCGCCCACCAAGCCGGATGACCTTTCCGATGTCCCTGCCGCGGGCGTGAAGTTCGCCCGCCCGGACGGCGACCACGCGAAGATCGTGGAGTCCGGCCGCTGGAAGGAAGCCGTGCAGGCGTATCTCGCTGCCGTTTCCTATGCGGACGCGGAGATCGGCCGACTGCTCGATGCGCTGGAAGCATCCGAGCACAAGGACAACACCATCGTCGTGCTGCTGGGGGACCATGGCTGGCACTTCGGCGAGAAGGAGCATTGGCGGAAGTTCGCCCTGTGGGAGGAAGCGACGCGCGCTCCCTACATCTGGGTCGCTCCGGGAGTCACCAAGGGCGGCGTGGTGAGCACGCGGCCCGTCGATTTCAGCAGCTTCTACCCGACGCTGACCGACCTGGCCGGCATCACGAAGCCCGCGCACGTCGAGGGGGAAAGCATCCGCACGTTGCTCGCGGATCCCGCCGCGGAGTGGAAGGGCCACGCCCTCAGCACCTGGCTGCGCGGCAACCACGCCATCCGCACGGAACACTGGCGCTACATCCGCTACGCGGACGGCACCGAGGAACTCTACGACCACCGGGAAGATCCGTATGAGTGGACGAACCTCGCCAAGGAAGAGAAGCACGCCGCGCTGAAAAACGAACTGGCCGCACTGCTGCCGGAGAAGAACGCACCTGGCCTGACCGACACCGACGGCCGTGGCGCCCCCGGCAAAGGTGCGGGACGGGGCAAGGGCGCCCGGAAGAAGAATGCCGGCGGTGACGGCGAAGATTGA
- a CDS encoding LamG-like jellyroll fold domain-containing protein encodes MKKHRFLYLAAVFAASWSVPASAEILVGLDPATSLYDSEGKGIVNDGNVQPPGNPSGVPLIDNAGTYLHSSGFTFNARFTPAASDLTGTKLLVEIGGNSSGSGIYLIGGVPTLLSKQGGQTTTHPDSLNDAALPSIALQSAIGVLEAGLTYSFSASWNHAGTLELRVKPDGQDDDIFDSFVITGLPGNWSGNDTLSVRTMNTGNAGGLARDTANGIDPRFNTNVAQVTSFAGVVHRAVFWNANDVTPAVLSEPEIRGFTITRLPSTGKLRFHWNLSEGGLPNPTTAEIREGETPGGAVIHTIPEGALTGFIDLDASSSASFTLTATNATGTVQATAAPQAETAHSAAIRGSNPLAWYRFNEAAGSRHLVDSAENTIPNNGTVRGETIAGGGGVIDGAGVFAGSTTVLNRQILNPGSADPEVPKGFSVELIVKHSAGATIDNVIISQQDINGTGRQIISVRPDGTLFSVLGGTGHDSAAKLVADAWNHVVFVVDPDGGQFRWYLNGKLADTITPSGGFTLEGTEGGWVIGSAKNLTGNLFKGQIDEVAVFRDLLDDPDRNGDPADSRISGHYQAWYQLTKGIIHFKGTASAVVTGTPLDLLAFVGADVTSVSVDNGVGTLAIGADRTATAAGVQPTASTTYTLTATGEGGATYTSSFDVIYNQLTPPVILGFEATSLPSPDGVEPDKVRLHWAATAGDFPTAVAGTLTYGSGGLLEFTDLRGFHDIPAAEATGIKLRLTNLVGADELDAVPPAPDTAHSAVIRAARPAAWYRFNEGVSSGLVVDSAGGAAPHDGVLRNYIAVNLGATGFLDGAGTFNAAAAVITDRIIDPNDEDLVGFTVEAIIETNPGTGTTNRVIVAQQDTSPFIGRQILSVDDTGTVRANVGGGTTISSTGKVPARAWSHLVGVVDVTANVVSWYIDGRPAGTGTPAAFFEPSQGAWVIGAAKDLAGSFWRGKIDDLIIYDRILDQTEVLAHRNAWWDRTTGLLHSSVASATINAGESTELSLKLGKDITSVTIDNGVGAVAIVDGNAVVSLTPSVTTTYTITLDGPNDPVTHTVTITVNGGAFALEIISHGIHGGQFTIQFRGAPSTTYAVKGSSDLVSFGTDLGTAATDTAGNGTATITLDPAKPAEFYRIETAH; translated from the coding sequence CGGCGGGAACTCCAGCGGCTCCGGTATCTATTTGATCGGCGGTGTGCCGACCTTGCTGAGCAAGCAAGGCGGGCAGACCACCACCCACCCGGACAGCCTGAATGACGCGGCGCTGCCCAGCATTGCCCTGCAGAGTGCGATCGGCGTGCTGGAGGCTGGGCTGACCTACTCCTTTTCCGCCTCATGGAACCATGCCGGGACGCTGGAACTGCGGGTGAAGCCGGACGGTCAGGATGATGACATCTTCGACTCATTCGTCATCACCGGCCTGCCGGGCAACTGGTCCGGGAATGACACGCTGAGTGTCAGAACGATGAACACCGGCAACGCGGGTGGACTGGCGCGGGACACCGCCAACGGCATCGATCCGCGCTTCAACACGAATGTTGCCCAGGTCACCAGCTTCGCCGGAGTGGTGCACCGCGCCGTGTTCTGGAATGCGAACGACGTGACACCGGCGGTGCTTTCGGAGCCGGAGATCCGGGGATTCACCATCACCCGCCTGCCATCCACCGGAAAGCTGCGCTTCCACTGGAACCTTTCCGAAGGCGGCCTGCCGAACCCGACCACGGCGGAGATCCGCGAGGGGGAAACTCCGGGCGGTGCGGTCATCCACACCATCCCGGAAGGAGCGCTGACCGGCTTCATCGATCTGGATGCGTCGTCGTCGGCGTCATTCACCCTCACCGCCACCAACGCCACGGGGACCGTCCAGGCGACCGCGGCGCCGCAGGCGGAAACCGCGCATTCCGCGGCGATCCGTGGGTCGAACCCGCTGGCGTGGTACCGTTTCAACGAGGCCGCCGGTTCGCGGCACCTGGTGGACTCCGCGGAGAACACCATCCCCAACAACGGAACGGTCCGCGGTGAGACCATCGCGGGCGGTGGCGGTGTCATCGACGGCGCAGGCGTGTTCGCGGGCAGCACCACGGTGCTGAACCGGCAGATCCTCAATCCCGGATCGGCGGATCCCGAGGTGCCGAAGGGATTCTCCGTGGAGCTCATCGTGAAGCATTCCGCCGGGGCGACGATCGACAACGTCATCATCTCCCAGCAGGACATCAACGGCACCGGCCGCCAGATCATCTCCGTGAGGCCGGACGGCACGCTTTTCTCCGTGCTCGGCGGGACCGGTCATGACTCCGCCGCGAAGCTGGTGGCGGATGCCTGGAACCATGTCGTTTTTGTCGTCGATCCCGACGGCGGCCAGTTCCGTTGGTATCTGAACGGAAAGCTGGCGGACACCATCACTCCTTCCGGCGGCTTCACACTGGAGGGCACGGAGGGCGGATGGGTCATCGGCTCCGCGAAAAACCTGACGGGCAACCTGTTCAAGGGACAGATCGACGAGGTGGCCGTCTTCCGCGACCTGCTGGATGATCCTGACCGGAACGGGGACCCGGCGGACTCCAGGATCTCCGGCCATTACCAGGCGTGGTACCAGCTCACGAAAGGCATCATCCACTTCAAAGGTACGGCATCCGCCGTAGTCACCGGCACCCCGCTGGATCTGCTGGCGTTCGTCGGTGCGGATGTGACCTCCGTGTCGGTGGACAACGGCGTCGGGACGCTTGCCATCGGGGCGGACCGCACCGCCACCGCTGCGGGCGTGCAGCCCACCGCCTCCACCACCTACACGCTCACCGCGACGGGTGAGGGCGGCGCGACTTACACCTCTTCCTTCGACGTCATCTACAACCAGCTCACCCCGCCGGTGATCCTCGGCTTCGAGGCGACCTCGCTGCCTTCGCCGGATGGCGTGGAGCCTGACAAAGTGCGGCTGCACTGGGCGGCGACGGCAGGCGACTTTCCGACCGCGGTCGCGGGAACCCTGACCTACGGCAGCGGGGGACTGCTGGAATTCACCGACCTGCGCGGCTTCCACGACATCCCGGCCGCGGAGGCGACCGGCATCAAGCTCAGGCTCACCAACCTGGTCGGCGCGGATGAACTCGACGCGGTCCCGCCCGCACCGGACACCGCCCACTCCGCGGTCATCCGCGCGGCGAGGCCCGCCGCCTGGTACCGCTTCAACGAGGGCGTTTCCTCCGGCCTGGTCGTGGACTCCGCGGGCGGAGCCGCCCCCCATGACGGGGTGCTGCGCAACTACATCGCGGTGAACCTGGGGGCCACCGGCTTCCTCGACGGCGCGGGCACCTTCAACGCCGCCGCCGCCGTCATCACGGACCGGATCATCGATCCGAATGACGAGGATCTCGTCGGCTTCACCGTGGAAGCCATCATCGAGACCAACCCGGGCACCGGCACCACCAACCGCGTCATCGTCGCCCAGCAGGACACTTCCCCTTTCATCGGCCGCCAGATCCTGTCAGTGGATGACACCGGCACCGTCCGCGCGAACGTCGGCGGCGGCACGACGATTTCGTCAACCGGAAAAGTCCCCGCACGTGCCTGGAGCCACCTCGTCGGCGTGGTGGATGTCACGGCGAATGTGGTGAGCTGGTACATCGACGGCCGGCCCGCCGGCACCGGAACGCCCGCGGCTTTCTTCGAGCCGTCGCAGGGCGCGTGGGTGATCGGCGCGGCGAAGGATCTCGCCGGCAGCTTCTGGCGCGGAAAGATCGACGACCTCATCATCTACGACAGGATCCTGGACCAGACGGAGGTCCTCGCGCACCGGAACGCCTGGTGGGACCGCACCACGGGCCTGCTCCATTCCTCCGTCGCCAGCGCCACCATCAATGCCGGGGAGAGCACGGAGCTTTCCCTGAAGCTGGGCAAGGACATCACCTCCGTCACCATCGACAACGGAGTTGGTGCGGTGGCCATCGTGGACGGAAACGCAGTGGTATCCCTCACGCCGTCGGTGACCACCACCTACACCATCACCCTGGACGGACCGAACGATCCGGTGACCCACACCGTCACCATCACGGTCAACGGCGGAGCCTTCGCGCTGGAGATCATCTCCCACGGCATCCACGGCGGCCAGTTCACCATCCAGTTCCGGGGGGCTCCGTCCACCACCTACGCGGTGAAAGGATCCTCCGATCTCGTTTCCTTCGGCACGGACCTGGGGACCGCGGCCACGGACACGGCGGGCAACGGCACCGCCACTATCACCCTCGATCCGGCGAAGCCCGCCGAGTTCTACCGCATCGAGACCGCCCACTGA
- a CDS encoding DUF1501 domain-containing protein — MNPYSQFSRRSVLRSAGAGFGYFALAGLLGKDALRAAPAPVNPLAPKKPHFEPKAKRIIFIFMEGAMSGVDTIDYKPELQKSDGKTSPGGGKLVASKFGFKQYGETGTWFSDLLPNIASHADKMCWLRGLHTDTPAHPQAVVQLHTGSANAALTRPSMGSWLLYGLGTDNADLPGYITINPSPNFGGAVNYGSAFLPAHFQGTRITDQGFMANLKAAAVAERQRKQLDFIQSLNRGYAATPGAPDPVDGIIASYELGFRMQDKVPALLDISKEPEHVKEAYGIKDGPAGAFARQCLMVRRLSEAGVRFVEICQPGWDHHNNLHKGLIERTSNVDKPTAALLEDLDQRGLLEDTLVLFGSEFGRQPAAQGQDGRDHNITGYSMFLAGAGVKKGYTHGATDELGIKAIDGRMHTNDLHATLLALMGLDHEELTYRYAGRDFRLTDVAGKVAREIFA; from the coding sequence ATGAATCCCTATTCCCAGTTCTCCCGCAGATCCGTTCTCCGTTCCGCCGGCGCGGGTTTCGGATATTTCGCCCTCGCCGGATTGCTCGGCAAGGACGCTCTCCGCGCCGCACCCGCACCGGTGAATCCGCTCGCGCCGAAGAAGCCCCATTTCGAACCGAAGGCGAAGCGCATCATTTTTATCTTCATGGAGGGCGCGATGTCCGGGGTCGATACCATCGACTACAAGCCCGAGCTCCAGAAAAGCGACGGCAAGACATCCCCCGGCGGTGGCAAGCTGGTAGCGTCGAAGTTCGGCTTCAAGCAATACGGCGAGACCGGGACGTGGTTCTCCGACCTGCTGCCGAACATCGCCTCCCACGCGGACAAGATGTGCTGGCTGCGCGGCCTCCACACGGACACCCCGGCCCACCCGCAGGCGGTGGTCCAGCTCCATACAGGCAGTGCGAACGCCGCGCTCACCCGGCCCAGCATGGGCTCGTGGTTGCTCTACGGGCTGGGCACGGATAATGCGGACCTGCCCGGCTACATCACCATCAACCCATCGCCGAACTTCGGTGGCGCGGTGAACTATGGCAGCGCCTTCCTGCCCGCCCACTTTCAGGGCACCCGCATCACGGATCAGGGGTTCATGGCGAACCTGAAGGCTGCCGCCGTGGCGGAACGCCAGCGGAAGCAGCTCGATTTCATCCAGTCCCTCAACCGTGGCTATGCCGCCACTCCCGGCGCGCCGGATCCGGTCGATGGCATCATCGCCTCCTACGAACTGGGCTTCCGCATGCAGGACAAAGTGCCCGCCCTGCTGGACATCTCAAAGGAGCCGGAACACGTGAAGGAAGCCTACGGCATCAAGGACGGTCCTGCGGGTGCCTTCGCCCGCCAGTGCCTCATGGTCCGCCGTCTCAGCGAGGCGGGCGTGCGCTTCGTCGAGATCTGCCAGCCGGGTTGGGACCACCACAACAACCTGCACAAGGGGCTGATCGAGCGGACCTCGAACGTGGACAAACCCACGGCCGCGCTGCTGGAGGACCTGGACCAGCGCGGGCTGCTGGAGGACACGCTGGTCCTGTTCGGATCGGAGTTCGGCCGCCAGCCCGCGGCACAGGGCCAGGACGGGCGCGACCACAACATCACCGGCTACTCCATGTTCCTCGCCGGTGCCGGCGTGAAGAAAGGCTACACCCACGGAGCCACGGATGAACTCGGCATCAAGGCCATCGACGGCCGCATGCACACCAACGACCTCCACGCCACGCTGCTCGCGCTGATGGGCCTCGATCATGAGGAACTGACCTACCGCTACGCGGGCCGCGACTTCCGGTTGACGGATGTGGCAGGCAAGGTCGCGCGCGAGATCTTCGCCTAA
- a CDS encoding IS3 family transposase — protein MIKELRESSGASLRRICSVLGLPRSTYHHKPRPPAQPWPDQELAALISTIFHANRRCYGYRRIACELANRGVSCGWQRARRMMRRQGLHAIQRRRFTPKTSDGKASHPCANLLAKLPPPQAPDQVWAGDITLIPSREGWLYLAVVIDLWSRRIIGWSLSRSIDRALVTDALRQALQSRRKIVSTIFHSDRGSQYSSTAFRAMLAGSGLRQSMSRLANPYDNARTESFMGTLKAEMAEEETFRNLDEARQKIFSYIDAFYNPRRLHSSIGYLSPNQFEARFQRQK, from the coding sequence CTGATCAAGGAGCTGCGGGAAAGCAGCGGGGCCAGCCTGCGCAGGATCTGCTCGGTGCTGGGTTTGCCGCGCAGCACCTATCACCACAAGCCTCGTCCTCCCGCGCAACCCTGGCCGGATCAGGAACTCGCCGCCCTCATCAGCACCATCTTCCACGCCAACCGCCGCTGCTACGGCTACCGCCGGATCGCCTGCGAATTGGCCAATCGTGGCGTCTCCTGCGGCTGGCAGCGGGCGCGCAGGATGATGCGCCGGCAAGGTCTCCACGCCATCCAGCGCCGGCGCTTCACCCCGAAGACCAGCGATGGCAAGGCCTCCCATCCCTGTGCCAACCTGCTTGCCAAACTGCCGCCACCCCAGGCTCCCGACCAGGTCTGGGCCGGGGACATCACCTTAATCCCGAGCCGTGAGGGTTGGCTCTACCTCGCCGTGGTCATCGACCTGTGGTCACGCCGGATCATCGGCTGGAGCCTGTCACGCTCCATCGACCGCGCGTTGGTCACCGATGCCCTGCGGCAGGCGCTCCAGAGCCGCAGGAAGATCGTTTCCACCATTTTCCACAGCGACCGGGGCAGCCAGTATTCGAGCACCGCGTTCAGGGCGATGCTTGCCGGATCAGGCCTGCGACAGAGCATGTCGCGGCTGGCCAATCCCTACGACAACGCCAGGACCGAATCCTTCATGGGTACCCTCAAAGCGGAAATGGCGGAGGAGGAAACCTTCAGGAATCTGGATGAGGCGCGGCAGAAGATCTTCAGCTACATCGATGCCTTCTACAATCCGAGGCGGCTCCATTCGTCGATCGGATACCTCAGTCCCAACCAATTCGAAGCCCGATTCCAGAGACAGAAATGA
- a CDS encoding transposase, producing MSAQYSDEFMIRAVALIDACGSVTEVSRQLGVARSALYRWRDKARKPAPRPTSPQKEAALVSELQAVRRELARLTQENDILKKASAILGSSVPPDPER from the coding sequence ATGAGTGCCCAGTATAGTGATGAGTTCATGATCCGTGCCGTTGCCTTGATCGACGCCTGTGGATCGGTCACCGAGGTGTCCCGCCAGCTCGGCGTGGCGCGCAGCGCCCTCTACCGCTGGCGCGACAAGGCACGGAAGCCCGCCCCGCGTCCCACCTCCCCGCAAAAGGAAGCCGCCTTGGTTTCCGAGTTGCAGGCGGTCCGCCGCGAACTGGCCCGCCTCACCCAGGAGAACGACATTTTAAAAAAAGCCTCCGCGATCCTGGGCTCCTCTGTTCCACCCGATCCAGAACGCTGA
- a CDS encoding PSD1 and planctomycete cytochrome C domain-containing protein: MKRLLIPLAAVLPAAVVHASTDPAKLEFFEKRIRPILSENCYSCHAADTKAAGGLRVDDLNGLLQGGDGGAAVIRGDAKGSALIRRIRHAEERRRMPKDSDALDEAEIADLEKWIDDGAVWPAEEIPSYIGKDRTKYENLRRSHWAWQPLTTPTTPAVKDAAWPAGEVDRFILAELEGRGLSPVGDADRATLLRRVTHDLTGLPPSPEELRAFTEDAATDAYENAVDRLLASPAFGERWGRHWLDVARYGESTGPSRNIPYPHAWKYRDYVIDSVSRDVPFDRFIREQIAGDLLPGEDGKERDRLLTATGFLALGVKDVNQRFKIRFQMDNVDEQIDTVTRSVLGLTVSCARCHDHKTDPVPTTEYYSLAGIFTSTEDGAGVRNKMGGGGLDYYDGEKLVRLSTDNAPPPDPVKAAELRRKADEAKKEWDEIRGTPEGLKRNANGQPVQRAYRLRYEKAQADLMDLTDPAARGLAVHGVREAAQVADTQVRIRGEAERLGPEVPRGFPQIFAVPGAPAIDPAQSGRLQLAEWLTHPGNPLTPRVAVNRIWKHLFGEGLVTTVDNFGVTGDTPSHPELLDHLANRFVAGGWSVKKTIRELVLSRTYRLGGDAPANLVGVDPANRLLWRHAPRRMSAEEIRDTILAVSGKLDRQPPSGAPVEKLKMIEMRDNGQEAATVHRNANTSLGRSVYLPLLRGVTPRALEAFDPVGQTLVSGRREETTVPSQALFMLNSSFVRGQALALAGGLVAGDVSAEERVRSVFLGAYGREPQNGEISAALALLDEFENAPHETLQARADVQAPSDADRPIVADAQAANPDDIPRDDQTTAEEVVEAGDARTAAWMTFVQGVFASAEFRFVR; the protein is encoded by the coding sequence ATGAAGCGCCTGCTCATCCCGCTGGCTGCGGTGCTGCCTGCCGCCGTCGTCCATGCCTCGACGGATCCCGCGAAGCTCGAGTTCTTCGAGAAACGCATCCGTCCGATCCTCTCGGAGAACTGCTACAGCTGCCACGCCGCGGATACGAAGGCGGCGGGCGGCCTGCGGGTGGATGACCTGAACGGACTCCTCCAGGGAGGGGACGGCGGTGCCGCCGTCATCCGTGGGGATGCGAAGGGGAGCGCCCTCATCCGGCGCATCCGCCATGCGGAGGAACGGCGGCGCATGCCGAAGGACAGCGACGCGCTGGACGAGGCGGAGATCGCGGATCTGGAGAAATGGATCGACGACGGCGCGGTATGGCCGGCGGAGGAGATTCCTTCATACATCGGCAAGGACCGCACGAAGTACGAAAACCTCCGTAGATCCCACTGGGCCTGGCAGCCGCTCACGACGCCGACCACTCCAGCGGTGAAGGACGCCGCATGGCCGGCGGGGGAGGTGGACCGTTTCATCCTCGCGGAGCTGGAGGGTAGGGGGCTGTCACCCGTAGGGGATGCGGACCGTGCCACGCTCTTGCGCCGCGTGACTCATGACCTCACCGGCCTGCCGCCATCCCCGGAGGAGTTGCGCGCCTTCACGGAGGATGCCGCTACGGACGCGTATGAAAATGCGGTGGACCGCCTGCTTGCATCTCCTGCCTTCGGCGAGCGCTGGGGGCGGCATTGGCTGGACGTGGCGCGCTACGGCGAATCGACCGGACCGTCACGCAACATCCCTTATCCCCATGCGTGGAAGTACCGGGACTATGTGATCGACTCCGTTTCCCGGGATGTCCCGTTCGACCGCTTCATCCGCGAGCAGATCGCGGGGGATCTGCTTCCCGGGGAGGATGGAAAGGAGCGCGACCGCCTGCTCACGGCGACGGGCTTCCTCGCGCTCGGCGTGAAGGACGTGAACCAGCGTTTCAAGATCCGCTTCCAGATGGACAATGTCGATGAACAGATCGATACCGTGACCCGCTCCGTGCTCGGCCTCACGGTGAGCTGCGCCCGCTGCCATGACCACAAGACGGATCCGGTGCCGACGACGGAGTATTACTCGCTGGCGGGCATCTTCACCAGCACGGAGGACGGCGCGGGCGTCCGCAACAAGATGGGCGGTGGCGGCCTGGACTACTACGATGGGGAGAAGCTGGTCCGCCTTTCCACCGATAACGCCCCTCCGCCCGATCCCGTGAAGGCGGCGGAACTCCGGAGGAAAGCGGATGAGGCGAAGAAGGAATGGGATGAAATCCGTGGCACGCCGGAGGGCCTGAAGCGCAACGCCAACGGCCAGCCCGTCCAGCGTGCCTACCGGCTACGGTATGAAAAAGCACAGGCGGATCTCATGGACCTCACCGACCCCGCCGCGCGCGGCCTGGCGGTCCACGGGGTCCGGGAGGCGGCACAGGTTGCGGACACCCAGGTGCGGATCCGTGGCGAGGCGGAGCGCCTCGGGCCGGAGGTGCCGCGTGGCTTCCCACAGATCTTCGCGGTGCCCGGCGCGCCGGCCATCGATCCCGCGCAGAGCGGACGCCTGCAGCTCGCGGAGTGGCTCACCCATCCGGGGAATCCGCTCACGCCGCGAGTGGCGGTGAACCGGATCTGGAAGCACCTCTTCGGTGAAGGGCTGGTCACCACGGTGGACAACTTCGGCGTGACGGGTGACACACCTTCCCATCCGGAACTGCTCGATCATCTTGCCAACCGCTTCGTCGCCGGTGGCTGGTCGGTGAAGAAGACCATCCGCGAGCTGGTCCTGAGCCGCACCTACCGCCTCGGCGGTGACGCCCCCGCCAATCTGGTTGGAGTCGATCCAGCGAACCGTCTGCTATGGCGGCATGCTCCGCGCCGCATGAGCGCGGAGGAGATCCGCGACACCATCCTGGCCGTCTCCGGAAAGCTCGACCGCCAGCCGCCGTCCGGCGCTCCCGTGGAAAAGCTGAAGATGATCGAGATGCGCGACAACGGCCAGGAAGCGGCCACCGTCCACCGGAACGCGAACACTTCGCTGGGCCGCAGTGTCTATCTGCCGCTGCTCCGCGGTGTCACGCCGCGCGCGCTGGAGGCGTTCGATCCGGTGGGCCAGACGCTCGTCTCCGGCAGGCGTGAGGAGACCACGGTGCCGTCGCAGGCTCTGTTCATGCTGAACTCCTCCTTTGTCCGCGGACAGGCGCTGGCGCTTGCCGGTGGGCTGGTGGCAGGGGACGTGTCCGCGGAGGAACGCGTGCGCTCGGTCTTCCTCGGTGCGTATGGCCGTGAGCCTCAGAATGGTGAGATCTCCGCGGCGCTGGCGTTGCTCGATGAGTTCGAAAACGCACCCCATGAGACACTGCAGGCCCGGGCCGATGTGCAGGCACCGTCCGATGCGGACCGCCCCATCGTCGCGGATGCCCAGGCCGCGAATCCGGACGACATCCCGCGGGACGACCAGACCACTGCCGAAGAGGTGGTGGAGGCTGGCGACGCCCGCACCGCCGCGTGGATGACCTTTGTCCAAGGCGTCTTTGCCTCAGCTGAGTTCCGCTTCGTCCGTTGA